A window from Agrobacterium tumefaciens encodes these proteins:
- a CDS encoding flavin reductase family protein, with protein MTLQYAAKDQQFINLRDPVAGKAADADSLKAALRTLGGGVSVITAGEGDERTGATVTSATALSVDPPRILVALNRSSSTWPVVQHFGHFAVNIIGTNHQFVANQFAGIGGLKGPDRYRGAEWTRLASGAPILEDAVAAIDCTIEEAIERHSHVIVIGKVEAIRVGSGHSLLYQNGRYHSVD; from the coding sequence ATGACATTGCAATATGCGGCCAAGGACCAACAATTCATCAATCTCCGCGATCCGGTCGCCGGCAAGGCGGCGGATGCAGATAGTCTCAAGGCGGCGCTGAGAACATTAGGCGGCGGCGTCAGCGTGATTACCGCAGGCGAAGGGGATGAGCGAACGGGCGCGACCGTGACATCGGCCACCGCTTTGTCGGTCGATCCGCCGCGAATCCTGGTGGCGCTCAACCGCTCCTCATCGACATGGCCGGTGGTGCAGCATTTCGGTCACTTTGCCGTCAACATCATCGGCACGAACCATCAGTTCGTCGCCAACCAGTTTGCCGGCATTGGCGGCCTGAAGGGTCCCGACCGGTATCGTGGCGCGGAGTGGACAAGGCTGGCGAGCGGCGCACCCATCCTCGAAGATGCCGTGGCTGCGATCGATTGCACCATCGAAGAGGCGATCGAGCGCCATAGCCACGTCATCGTCATCGGCAAGGTGGAGGCGATTCGTGTCGGATCGGGCCATTCGCTGCTCTATCAAAACGGGCGTTATCATTCAGTGGACTGA
- the ssuD gene encoding FMNH2-dependent alkanesulfonate monooxygenase has product MSTHDKPLDFLWFIPTSGDGSYLGSDDLSRPSDPGYFREIAQAADRLGYSGVLIPTGVACEESFILAANLAAYTEKLKFLVAIRPGVASPAYYARLASTLDRVSHGRLLLNIVVGGSAQELAGDGIFLPHDERYDHADEFFQVFNSLIETGKGSLDGKYIKAVDAKLGLPPVQEPRPPLYFGGSSDAGIEFSAGITDKYLTWGEPPAQVAEKIAKVRAAAAKKGREVTFGIRLHFIVRETDEEAWADAEKLISKLSDETIASAQEVFSKASDSVGQSRMQALHNGRRDKLEVSPNLWAGIGLVRSGAGTALVGSPKTVAARLREYQALGIDTVIASGYPHLEEAYRLSELLFPEIGLGGPRNQIRSSFGAKQVFGGGGHGGNVKLVSGS; this is encoded by the coding sequence ATGAGCACACATGACAAACCACTCGATTTCCTGTGGTTCATACCCACCTCCGGCGACGGCAGCTATCTTGGTTCGGACGATCTGTCGCGTCCCTCCGATCCCGGATATTTCCGTGAGATAGCGCAGGCGGCGGACAGGCTCGGTTATTCCGGCGTGCTCATTCCCACCGGTGTCGCCTGTGAGGAATCCTTCATTCTCGCGGCCAATCTTGCCGCCTATACCGAAAAGCTGAAGTTCCTTGTCGCCATCCGTCCGGGTGTCGCTTCACCCGCCTATTATGCGCGGTTGGCTTCCACGCTTGATCGCGTGTCCCACGGCCGGTTGCTGCTCAATATCGTGGTCGGGGGCAGCGCTCAGGAGCTGGCGGGTGACGGCATCTTCCTGCCGCATGACGAGCGATACGATCACGCGGACGAGTTCTTTCAGGTGTTCAATTCTCTGATCGAAACCGGCAAGGGCAGCCTCGACGGCAAATATATCAAGGCGGTGGATGCCAAGCTCGGTCTGCCGCCGGTGCAGGAGCCGCGCCCACCGCTTTATTTCGGCGGTTCCTCCGATGCCGGTATCGAGTTTTCGGCTGGCATCACCGACAAATACCTGACGTGGGGTGAGCCGCCGGCACAGGTGGCGGAAAAAATCGCCAAGGTGCGCGCCGCTGCCGCGAAAAAGGGGCGGGAGGTTACCTTCGGCATCCGTCTGCACTTCATCGTGCGCGAAACCGACGAGGAAGCCTGGGCCGATGCGGAGAAGCTGATTTCGAAGCTTTCCGATGAGACCATCGCCTCTGCCCAGGAAGTCTTCTCCAAGGCGTCGGATTCCGTCGGGCAGTCGAGAATGCAAGCGCTGCACAATGGCCGGCGTGACAAGCTGGAAGTTTCCCCCAACCTATGGGCGGGCATCGGTCTCGTGCGCTCTGGCGCAGGTACGGCACTTGTGGGTTCGCCGAAGACGGTGGCGGCACGGCTCAGGGAATATCAGGCACTTGGCATCGATACCGTCATTGCTTCCGGTTATCCGCATCTTGAAGAAGCCTATCGCCTGTCCGAGCTGCTGTTTCCGGAAATCGGCCTCGGCGGGCCGCGAAACCAGATCCGTTCGTCGTTTGGGGCGAAACAGGTTTTCGGTGGTGGCGGCCATGGCGGCAACGTCAAGCTGGTGTCCGGATCCTGA
- a CDS encoding alpha/beta hydrolase, with the protein MCTTLIVPGLNGSDEGHWQRHWLLDDPQAQLVDQDNWQCPVLEDWIDRLEAALSAVESAYIVAHSLGCPLVANMASRPSSAKIKGALLVAPAHLDRVEAMHPCIVRFGAFPQQPLAFPSLVVGSMNDPYMNPEELAYTAANWGSDLVNLGSVGHINIAAGFGRWPGGYALFDRLKATAEKTTTGSRLHGLPAIHDGHLHGDVGAL; encoded by the coding sequence ATGTGTACCACCTTGATTGTCCCCGGTCTGAACGGTTCGGATGAGGGGCATTGGCAGCGGCACTGGTTGCTGGATGATCCTCAGGCTCAGCTGGTCGATCAGGACAATTGGCAATGCCCGGTCCTCGAAGACTGGATTGACCGTCTTGAGGCAGCGCTGAGCGCGGTTGAAAGCGCCTATATCGTTGCCCACAGCCTCGGTTGCCCGCTCGTGGCGAATATGGCGTCGCGCCCTTCGTCTGCCAAAATCAAGGGCGCGCTTCTCGTTGCTCCTGCTCATCTCGATCGGGTCGAGGCGATGCATCCGTGTATCGTCCGGTTCGGCGCGTTTCCGCAGCAACCGCTTGCTTTTCCCAGTCTCGTCGTTGGCAGCATGAACGATCCCTATATGAACCCTGAGGAGCTGGCGTACACCGCCGCCAACTGGGGAAGCGACCTCGTCAATCTCGGCTCCGTCGGGCACATCAACATTGCTGCAGGCTTTGGCCGGTGGCCCGGTGGCTATGCGCTTTTCGACCGTCTGAAAGCGACCGCTGAAAAGACCACGACCGGATCGAGGCTGCACGGATTGCCCGCGATACATGACGGGCATCTTCATGGTGACGTCGGCGCGCTCTGA